The genomic interval TACTTGGCCTCCATGTCGGACGGGTTCAGCCGCAGCGATTGCTTGTAGCTTTCGAGCGCCTCCTTGTACTTCTGCTGCTTGAACTGCGCGTTGCCCAGATTGTAATAGGCTTCGGCCAGCTCCGTCTCCGGACGCAGCGTGTCGGCGGCGGCCTGCCGGAGGGTCTGTTCGGCGCGGTCGAAGCGTTCGGCCTTGTAGAGGGCGTTGCCGAGGTCGTAGGTGGCCTCGAACTGCCCCGGGACGGCTTCGAGCGCCTGCTCGTAACGGCGGATCGACTCCTCGTAATTGCCCTTGGCGTACTGCCGGTTGCCTTTGCGGACCAGCGAACGTTCGGGCATCTGCTGCGCTCCGGCCGCGGCGGCCGTGAGCAGGAACAGGAGCGTATAGAGTGACTTCTGCATCGTTGTCGCGGTTTAGTTTTGCGTCGGGTCCGCCTCTCCGGCCGGGGTCTCCTCCTCGACGGGTTTGGTCTCCTCGACGAAGTAGTAGGCTTTCAGATAGTCGGCCTCGTTCTCCTCGGCCGGCGGCGTCGCCTTGGCGAATTTCACCAGATCGGCGTCGCGCAGGATCGCCGTGAGGTCCATGCGGGCCTTGTCCGGAAGCTCCTCCGCGCGCATCGCGTCGATGATCTCGTCGGAGGTCATCTCCATCGCTCCGATGTCCCAGCGCGCCGCGATGTAGGTGCGCAGGATGTCCGTCAGTCCCGAATAGTACTGTTTGTGGCGGTTGTTCTGCCACAGTTTCTGGTTGTGGAGCGCTTCGAGCGCCTGGATGGCCGCGACGTGCGGCGGCAGCGGCGGGGCGGGTTTGAACAGGTCGCCGAGCCGTTTGCCGCGGGCCGCGAGCCAGCGGTGGAGGGCGTAGGCCGCGGCGGCCAGCAGCGCGAGCGCCAGCAGGCTCCAAAGGACGTAGCCGCGGATCTCGCGGAACCGGAACGGCAGGGTGCGCTGTCCCTTCAGGTCGTAGATCGACTGCGACGTGGAGTCGATCTGGAACGTCGTCACCTCGAGATAGACCGAGTCGCGGCTCGAAAGCGTGTCGAGGATGTTCTTGTCGGCGTAGAGCACCCGCGCCGTGCCGAGGTTGTAACGGCCCTCGTCGAAGGCCGCGAGGCGGTAGCGCTTGCGCAGCTTCAGGCGGCGGCCGTCGCGTTCGAGCGTATCGACCGGCAGGCTCTCGACCACCTCGATCTTGCCGTCCCGGTCCTCGAACTCCGGGAACTCCACCACCTGCACGAGGTCCTTCTCCACGTCGATCACCAGATCGAAGCGGTCGCCGATCAGAATGCTGTCGGGTTCGGCGTGCGCCGTGACCGTCGGCGTGTTCTGCGCCGCGGCCGGCACGCCGGCCAGCAGGAGGAGCGTTGCTAAGAGTCGTCTCATCGCTGTTTGAAGAGTTTCATCAGTTCGGCCACGTAGTCCCCGTCGGTGGAGATCGTCGCCGTGTCGATACGGTTGTGCTTGAGCGTCTGCTCGATGCCGGCGCTGCGCCGTCTCCACGATTCGGCGTAGTGCTCGCGCACGGCGCGCGAGGAGGTGTCCACCCAGACCTTGCGCCCCGTCTCGGCGTCGCGCAGCTCGACGATGCCCACGTCGGGCAGCTCCGTCTCGCGCGGGTCGTAGATGCGGATGCCCACCAGGTCGTGCCGTCCGCCGGCGATCTTCAGCGCGTCGTCGAGGGCCGAGCGGTCCTGCGAGGAGTCCATGAAGTCCGAGAGGATGAAGGTCGTGCAGCGCTTCTTGTTCACGTTGGTCAGGAAGCGCACCGGCTCGGAGAGCTTCGTGCCCGCGGATTCGGGGCGGAAGCCGATGAGTTCGCGGATAATCATGAGGATGTGGCTGCGCCCCTTCTTCGGGGGGATGAACTTCTCGACCTTGTCCGAAAAGAAGATGCACCCCACCTTGTCGTTGTTCTGCGCGGCCGAGAAGGCCAGCACGGCGGCGATTTCGGTGATGATGTTTTTCTTGAGCCGCTCCGTCGTGCCGAACATGCGCGACGCGGAGACGTCCACGAGCAGCATCATCGTCAGCTCGCGCTCCTCCTCATAGACCTTGATGTGGGGCTTGCGCGAGCGGGCCGTCACGTTCCAGTCGATGTCGCGCACGTCGTCGCCGGCGCGGTACTCCCTCACTTCGGAAAACGACATGCCCCGCCCGCGGAAAGCCGTGTGGTACTTTCCGGCGAAGATCTCGTTCGAAAGACCGCGCGTCTTGATTTCGATCTTCCGGACCCGTTTCAGAATATCGTTTTCGCTCTCCTGCATCGTCAGGGTACGATTACGTTGTTCAGGATGTCGGTGATGATCTCCTCCGAGGAGATGTTCTCGGCTTCGGCCTCGTAGGTCAGGCCGATACGGTGGCGCAGCACGTCGTGGCAGACGGCGCGCACGTCCTCGGGGATGACGTAGCCGCGGCGGCGGATGAAGGCGTAGGCGCGGGCGGCCCTGGCCAGCGAGATCGACGCACGGGGCGAGCCGCCGTAGGCGATCAGGTTCTGCAACTTCCCGAGGTTGTACTCGGCCGGCTCGCGCGTGGCGAAGATGATGTCGATGATGTACTTCTCGATCTTCTCGTCCATATAGACGTCCTCGACCACCTTGCGGGCCTTTACGATGTCTTCGGGCGCGATCACCTTGTTCACCGCGGGCATGCCCGTGCCGGCGAGGTTCATGCGCACGATGTCGCGCTCCTCCTGCTTGTTGGGGTAGGAGATCTTGGCCTTGAGCATGAAACGGTCCACCTGCGCCTCGGGCAGCGGATAGGTTCCCTCCTGTTCGAGCGGGTTCTGCGTGGCCAGCACGAGGAAGGGCTGCGGCAGCGGGTAGGTGTCGTCGCCGATGGTCACCTGCCGCTCCTGCATCGCCTCGAGCAGCGCCGACTGCACCTTGGCCGGCGAGCGGTTGATCTCGTCCGCCAGCACGAAGTTGGCGAAGACGGGACCCTTCTTGACCACGAAATCCTCGTTCTTCTGCGAGTAGATCAGCGTGCCCAGCAGGTCGGCGGGCAGCAGGTCGGGAGTGAACTGGATGCGCGAGAACCCGGCATCCACGGCACGGGCCAGCGTGGTGATGGCCAGCGTTTTGGCGAGTCCCGGCACGCCTTCGAGCAGGATGTGTCCGTTGGAGAGCAGACCGATCAGCAGCGTATCGACCAGATGGCTCTGTCCGACGATGACCTTGCCCATTTCGGTGCGCAGCGTATCGACGAAGACCGATTCGCGTTCGATGCGCTCGTTGAGTTCCTTGATGTTGATGACTTCGCTCATGTTTTATCGTTTGTTGTATCGTTGTCGCGGTTACCCTTTTAACGTTCGTCATGCAAAGTTATTATTTTTCCCGAAAAATTCTTCGCCGATTCTTATTAACTTTGCCCGCATGGAATCCAACGAATCGAAAATCCTGCAAGGGCTCAATCCGGCCCAGCGGGACGCCGTGGTCAATTTCGACTCCCCGTCGCTCATCATCGCCGGGGCCGGCTCGGGCAAGACCCGCGTGCTGACCTCGCGCATCGCCTACATGATCGAGCGGGGCGTGGCGCCCTTCAACATACTCGCCCTGACCTTTACGAACAAGGCCGCCGAGCAGATGCGCGAACGCATCGCGCAGATGCTGCCCGACAACCGCAGCCGCCATATCCGCATGGGAACCTTCCACTCGGTCTTCTCGCGCATCCTGCGCGAAAACGCCGGACGGATCGGCTTCCCCGAGTCGTTCACGATCTACGACTCCTCGGACAGCCGGAACCTGGTCAAGACCGTGGTCCGCGAGCTGAACCTTCCGGACGAGAAGTACAAGCCCAACGCCGTGGCCTCGCGCATATCCTATGCCAAAAACTGTCTGGTGACCCCCGGGGCCTACCTGGCCAATTCGGCCTATGCGGCCGAGGACCGGCAGATGCAGATTCCCGAGTTCGGCAACATCTACAACATCTACTGCCAGCGCTGCAAACGCAACGGGGCGATGGACTTCGACGACCTGCTGCTGCAAACCAACGTGCTGCTGCGCGACTGTCCGGACGTGCTGGCGCGCTACCAGGAGCAGTTCAAATACATTCTGGTGGACGAGTACCAGGACACCAACTATGCGCAGTACGTCATCATCCGCCGTCTGTCGCAGACCCATTCGAAAGTCTGCGTCGTGGGCGACGACGCGCAGTCGATCTACTCGTTCCGCGGGGCCAAGATCGAGAACATCCTCTCTTTCCAGAAGGACTACCCCTCGGCGAAGGTCTTCAAGCTCGAACGGAACTACCGCTCGACGCGCACGATCGTCGATGCGGCCAACTCGGTGATCGTCCGCAATTCGAAGCGCATGGAGAAGCACTGCTTCTCGGAAGGGGCCGAGGGGGAGAAAATCCGCATCCTGAAGGCCTACACCGACCGCGAGGAGGCCGAGATGGTCGTCTCGGACCTGCGCGACAAGGTGCGTGCGGCGGGCGCCGAATGGTCCGAAGCGGTGATTCTCTACCGCACGAACAACCAGTCGGCCGTGCTGGAGGACAACCTCCGCCGCCGCGGCATCCCCTACCGCATCTACAAGGGTTCGTCGTTCTACGACCACAAGGAGATCCGCGACATGCTGGCCTATATCCGGCTGGTCATCAACCCGCGCGACGACGAGGCGTTCCGGCGCATCGTGAACTACCCCGCGCGGGGCATCGGCGACACGACCGTGCAGCGCATCGCGCAACTGGCCGCCGAACGGGGCGTGTCGATGTGGGAGGCGGTCGATGCGCTGGTCGCCGAACCCGCGGCCGACGCCGTGCCGCGGGCCATCGCCCGCAAGGCGGCCGACTTCGTGGCGATGATCCGTTCGCTGTCGCTGGCCCGCAACGACAAGGGACTGTACGACTTCGGCCTGGAGGTCGCCTCGCGGTCGGGCATTCTGGCCGCCTACCGTGCGGAGAACACGCCCGAGGCGGCTTCGGCGCTGGACAATATCGAGGAGCTGCTCAACTCGATGCAGGAATTCAGGGAGCGCTGCGACGCCGAAATCCGCAACGGCGAACGCAGCCCCGGGGAGGAGGCCACCATCGAGGAGTGGTTGCAGCAGATGATGCTGATGACCGACATGGACAAGGACAACCCCGAGGACCGGAACAAGGTGACGCTGATGACGGTCCATTCGGCCAAGGGGCTCGAATACGAATACGTTTACATCGTGGGCATGGAGGAGAACCTCTTCCCGTCGCTGCGGGCCGCCGAGTCGGCCGACGGCATCGAGGAGGAGCGGCGGCTCTTCTACGTGGCCCTCACGCGGGCCAAGGTCGCGGCGACGCTCTCCTATGCCGAGATGCGTTTCCGGTGGGGCAACATGGAGTTCTCGCGGCCGAGCTGCTTCCTGCGCGAGATCGACCCGCGGTATGTGGAGTCCGACGTCGATTTCGCTCAGGAGGCGGTGCGCCGCCGGGCCGACGACGGGGAGGGCTCCTCGGCGCTCGACGAGCTGCGCCGCCGGTACGACTACCGTTACCAGCAGCGGCGGCAGGACGGCGCGGGCGGTTACGGCGGTCCGCGCGGCGGAAATGCCGGCGTCCGGTCCGGAGGAGGTCCGGACGCGGCGGGACGGGGAGCCTACGGCGGCGGTTCGGCCGGCCGGAGCGCTTACGGCGGCGGCCGTTTCGGCGCCCCCTCCGACGGCGAGTCGGGCGTTGCGCGGCGTTTTCCGCGCCCGGCGCAGCCGCAGTCGCAACCCCGCGCGCAGCGTTCCGCCGCGCCCGATCCGGCGCTGGTGCAGCCGCCGCGCCCTTCGGTGGACGGAATGCGCCGCGTCGGCGTGCGGCAGGCGATGGACGGCGGACCGGCGGCCGGGAGTGCGGCGCCCGCGAGCGGCGGATATGCCGTGGGGGAGCGTGTCGAGCACCCGAAGTTCGGGGTGGGCATCGTGCGCCGCATCGAGACCCTGGCCACGGACCACAAGCTGGTGGTGGCGTTCGACAACGCCGGCGAGAAGACGCTGCTGGCCAAATTCGCCAAACTGACCAAACTCGGATGACGATGCAGACGCCGCTCGTATCGGTCTGCATGACCGCCTACAACCACGAACCCTACCTGCGGGAGGCGATCGAAGGGGTGCTCGCGCAGCGGACGGATTTCGCCGTGGAGCTGGTCGTGGGCGAGGATTGCAGCACGGACCGCACGCGGGCGATCGCCGAGGAGTACGCCGCCGCCTGCCCCGGCCGCGTGCGGCTGGTGACGGGGCCCGAAAACATCGGCTGGCGGGCCAACTACCTCCGCACCTTCGAGGCGTGCCGCGGGAAGTACGTGGCCTACTGCGACGGCGACGACTGGTGGTGCGACCCCGGGAAGTTGCAGCGGCAGGTCGATCTGCTGGAGGCCGACCCGGCGTGCGGCATGTGCTACACGCGGGCCGACAACTTCTATCAGGCCACGGGCCGCCGGGAGCCGGACGAGGAGGTGCACTTCACCGATTTCGGCCGCCTGCTCCGCAGCCTGACGATCTGCAATTGCACGACCGTGGCGCGGCGGGAGCTGATCGCCCGCTATTACGACGAGGTGCGCCCCGCGGAGCATCCCGAGTGGTGTACGGACGACGCGCCGATGTGGCTCTGGTTCGCGGCCCGCAGCCGGATCGGCTACCTTCCGGTCGTGACGGCCGTGCACCGCCGCCTGCCCGACAGCGTGAGCCACAGCACGGCCTACCGCCGGAGGATCGCCTTCTGCGACTCGCTCATGGACATAAGCCTCTGGTTCGACGCCCGCTACGGCGACGGCAGCCGCCGCTTCGCCCTGCTGCGCAAGCGCTCCTCCGTGGCGTTGTGGGTGCTGTCGTACAACGGTCCGGTCGGGGAGTACCTCGCCCGCTGGTGGCGCGACCTGCGCGCCTGTCCCCGTCTGGCGCTCTGCCCCGAAGGGGCGGGGCTGCTGGTGAAGAAAATTCTGTTCCGCCGATCCAAAAAGAAGAAGATATGACTGTCAGACAGCGTTACGACGGCATCGTCGCCTGGTTTTCGGAGCACATGCCCGCGGCCGAAAGCGAATTGCGCTACAAGGACCCCTACCAGTTGCTGGTGGCGGTGATCCTCTCGGCGCAGTGCACCGACAAGCGG from Alistipes dispar carries:
- a CDS encoding DUF58 domain-containing protein, translating into MQESENDILKRVRKIEIKTRGLSNEIFAGKYHTAFRGRGMSFSEVREYRAGDDVRDIDWNVTARSRKPHIKVYEEERELTMMLLVDVSASRMFGTTERLKKNIITEIAAVLAFSAAQNNDKVGCIFFSDKVEKFIPPKKGRSHILMIIRELIGFRPESAGTKLSEPVRFLTNVNKKRCTTFILSDFMDSSQDRSALDDALKIAGGRHDLVGIRIYDPRETELPDVGIVELRDAETGRKVWVDTSSRAVREHYAESWRRRSAGIEQTLKHNRIDTATISTDGDYVAELMKLFKQR
- a CDS encoding tetratricopeptide repeat protein — its product is MQKSLYTLLFLLTAAAAGAQQMPERSLVRKGNRQYAKGNYEESIRRYEQALEAVPGQFEATYDLGNALYKAERFDRAEQTLRQAAADTLRPETELAEAYYNLGNAQFKQQKYKEALESYKQSLRLNPSDMEAKYNYAYTKRLLDQDQNGGGGNDQQNQNQNQNQDRNQQGQQNPQQGQGRQDPQQGQQDRKDPGQDGNPQQQPPQSDKGEQGDAQGSPQQAPGISPQEQEQILDAIQAQEDKTQEKLKEKRGVVVRGRKNW
- a CDS encoding glycosyltransferase, yielding MTMQTPLVSVCMTAYNHEPYLREAIEGVLAQRTDFAVELVVGEDCSTDRTRAIAEEYAAACPGRVRLVTGPENIGWRANYLRTFEACRGKYVAYCDGDDWWCDPGKLQRQVDLLEADPACGMCYTRADNFYQATGRREPDEEVHFTDFGRLLRSLTICNCTTVARRELIARYYDEVRPAEHPEWCTDDAPMWLWFAARSRIGYLPVVTAVHRRLPDSVSHSTAYRRRIAFCDSLMDISLWFDARYGDGSRRFALLRKRSSVALWVLSYNGPVGEYLARWWRDLRACPRLALCPEGAGLLVKKILFRRSKKKKI
- a CDS encoding ATP-dependent helicase — encoded protein: MESNESKILQGLNPAQRDAVVNFDSPSLIIAGAGSGKTRVLTSRIAYMIERGVAPFNILALTFTNKAAEQMRERIAQMLPDNRSRHIRMGTFHSVFSRILRENAGRIGFPESFTIYDSSDSRNLVKTVVRELNLPDEKYKPNAVASRISYAKNCLVTPGAYLANSAYAAEDRQMQIPEFGNIYNIYCQRCKRNGAMDFDDLLLQTNVLLRDCPDVLARYQEQFKYILVDEYQDTNYAQYVIIRRLSQTHSKVCVVGDDAQSIYSFRGAKIENILSFQKDYPSAKVFKLERNYRSTRTIVDAANSVIVRNSKRMEKHCFSEGAEGEKIRILKAYTDREEAEMVVSDLRDKVRAAGAEWSEAVILYRTNNQSAVLEDNLRRRGIPYRIYKGSSFYDHKEIRDMLAYIRLVINPRDDEAFRRIVNYPARGIGDTTVQRIAQLAAERGVSMWEAVDALVAEPAADAVPRAIARKAADFVAMIRSLSLARNDKGLYDFGLEVASRSGILAAYRAENTPEAASALDNIEELLNSMQEFRERCDAEIRNGERSPGEEATIEEWLQQMMLMTDMDKDNPEDRNKVTLMTVHSAKGLEYEYVYIVGMEENLFPSLRAAESADGIEEERRLFYVALTRAKVAATLSYAEMRFRWGNMEFSRPSCFLREIDPRYVESDVDFAQEAVRRRADDGEGSSALDELRRRYDYRYQQRRQDGAGGYGGPRGGNAGVRSGGGPDAAGRGAYGGGSAGRSAYGGGRFGAPSDGESGVARRFPRPAQPQSQPRAQRSAAPDPALVQPPRPSVDGMRRVGVRQAMDGGPAAGSAAPASGGYAVGERVEHPKFGVGIVRRIETLATDHKLVVAFDNAGEKTLLAKFAKLTKLG
- a CDS encoding AAA family ATPase, whose product is MSEVINIKELNERIERESVFVDTLRTEMGKVIVGQSHLVDTLLIGLLSNGHILLEGVPGLAKTLAITTLARAVDAGFSRIQFTPDLLPADLLGTLIYSQKNEDFVVKKGPVFANFVLADEINRSPAKVQSALLEAMQERQVTIGDDTYPLPQPFLVLATQNPLEQEGTYPLPEAQVDRFMLKAKISYPNKQEERDIVRMNLAGTGMPAVNKVIAPEDIVKARKVVEDVYMDEKIEKYIIDIIFATREPAEYNLGKLQNLIAYGGSPRASISLARAARAYAFIRRRGYVIPEDVRAVCHDVLRHRIGLTYEAEAENISSEEIITDILNNVIVP